In Acidovorax sp. 106, the following proteins share a genomic window:
- a CDS encoding AI-2E family transporter — protein sequence MAQHQPPALPPEAPSAALTSYNAPTQPTQPLWAARSGVVLASYLLMASALLLVMWRGLLPGLLCVCLGFLLTRALTSWLTAGLRRLQGAKAAQRATPRAAQVVAAAVVMLMPLALLAAGLTHSRGYLVDAPQQYRELLTYMARTVLELRLKLPADMAAHLPEGAAEIQRIIASYLGAKAGALAMAGRAWLGSVLFAYVGLLIGSLAAVRTSNASLGPLAQQLGQRITLFGEAFRQIVAAQFWIAAFNTLLTALFLLFVLPFWGMALPYTPVLITLTFVAGLVPIVGNLLCNVVMTIVGLSVSPMAAAACLGFLILIHKAEYVINAKVVGQRTQMGVWELLSVMFVAEAVFGPAGLVAAPLFYAYLKKELVAARLV from the coding sequence ATGGCGCAGCACCAGCCCCCAGCCCTCCCGCCTGAAGCGCCCTCGGCAGCGCTGACCAGCTACAACGCCCCCACACAGCCGACGCAGCCCCTGTGGGCTGCGCGCTCGGGCGTTGTGCTGGCCAGCTACCTGCTGATGGCCTCTGCATTGCTGCTGGTGATGTGGCGCGGGCTGCTGCCCGGGCTGCTGTGCGTGTGCCTGGGCTTCCTGCTCACCCGCGCCCTCACTAGCTGGCTCACGGCCGGGTTGCGCCGCCTGCAAGGCGCTAAGGCGGCGCAGCGCGCCACGCCCCGCGCAGCCCAGGTGGTGGCCGCCGCCGTGGTCATGCTCATGCCACTGGCATTGCTGGCAGCCGGGCTTACCCACTCGCGGGGGTACCTGGTCGATGCACCCCAGCAGTACCGCGAGCTGCTCACCTACATGGCCCGCACGGTGCTAGAGCTGCGCCTGAAGCTGCCGGCCGACATGGCCGCCCACCTGCCCGAGGGCGCGGCAGAAATCCAACGCATCATCGCCAGCTACCTGGGCGCCAAGGCTGGCGCGTTGGCCATGGCCGGGCGGGCCTGGCTGGGTAGCGTGCTATTTGCCTATGTGGGCCTGCTCATCGGCTCCCTGGCGGCGGTACGCACTTCCAACGCATCCCTAGGCCCCCTGGCCCAGCAACTGGGCCAGCGCATCACGCTGTTTGGCGAGGCATTCCGGCAAATCGTGGCAGCACAATTTTGGATTGCGGCGTTTAACACGCTGCTGACCGCGCTGTTCCTGCTGTTTGTGCTGCCGTTCTGGGGCATGGCCCTGCCCTATACCCCGGTGCTCATCACCCTCACCTTTGTCGCAGGCCTGGTGCCCATCGTGGGTAATTTGCTGTGTAACGTGGTGATGACCATCGTAGGCCTGTCGGTGTCGCCCATGGCAGCAGCCGCCTGCCTGGGCTTTCTGATCCTGATCCACAAAGCAGAGTACGTCATCAACGCCAAGGTGGTGGGCCAGCGCACACAGATGGGCGTGTGGGAGCTGCTGAGCGTGATGTTTGTGGCCGAAGCCGTTTTTGGCCCGGCCGGGCTGGTGGCTGCACCCTTGTTTTATGCGTACCTCAAGAAAGAGCTGGTCGCTGCACGGCTGGTTTGA
- the purM gene encoding phosphoribosylformylglycinamidine cyclo-ligase: MSNSAATPTPLSYKDAGVDIDAGDALVERIKPLAKKTMREGVLAGIGGFGALFEVPKRYKEPVLVSGTDGVGTKLKLAFEWNMHDTVGIDLVAMSVNDVLVQGAEPLFFLDYFACGKLDVDTAAAVVGGIAKGCELSGCALIGGETAEMPGMYPAGEYDLAGFAVGAVEKSKILTGQTVQPGDVVLGLASHGVHSNGFSLVRKCIDRAEAAGNVPATLDGKPFKQAIMEPTRLYVKNVLAALAQHPIKALAHITGGGLLENIPRVLPEGTAAHLTKGSWPQTELFAWLQKTAGIDDIEMNRTFNNGIGMVVVVDAANAEATAATLRAAGEQVYTIGAIAPRGEGAAVVVG, from the coding sequence ATGAGCAACTCTGCCGCTACCCCTACCCCCCTGTCCTACAAAGACGCTGGCGTTGACATCGACGCTGGTGACGCCCTTGTCGAGCGCATCAAGCCCCTGGCCAAAAAAACCATGCGCGAAGGCGTGCTGGCAGGCATTGGCGGCTTTGGTGCCCTGTTTGAAGTGCCCAAGCGCTACAAGGAACCCGTGCTGGTCAGCGGCACCGACGGTGTGGGCACCAAGCTCAAGCTGGCGTTTGAATGGAACATGCACGACACCGTGGGCATCGACCTGGTGGCCATGAGCGTGAACGACGTGCTGGTGCAAGGCGCCGAGCCCCTGTTCTTCCTCGACTACTTTGCCTGCGGCAAGCTGGACGTGGACACGGCTGCGGCCGTGGTGGGCGGCATTGCAAAGGGCTGCGAGCTGTCTGGCTGCGCACTGATTGGCGGCGAAACCGCTGAAATGCCCGGCATGTACCCCGCTGGCGAATACGACCTGGCCGGTTTTGCCGTCGGCGCGGTCGAAAAATCCAAAATCCTGACCGGCCAAACCGTGCAGCCCGGCGACGTGGTACTGGGGCTGGCCAGCCACGGCGTGCATTCCAACGGTTTCAGCCTGGTGCGCAAGTGCATTGACCGCGCCGAAGCCGCAGGCAATGTGCCCGCCACGCTGGACGGCAAGCCCTTCAAGCAAGCCATCATGGAGCCCACGCGCCTGTACGTGAAGAACGTGCTGGCCGCGCTGGCCCAGCACCCCATCAAGGCCCTGGCCCACATCACCGGTGGCGGCCTGCTGGAGAACATTCCCCGCGTGCTGCCCGAAGGCACTGCAGCCCACCTGACCAAGGGCAGCTGGCCCCAGACCGAACTGTTTGCCTGGCTGCAAAAGACGGCAGGCATCGACGACATCGAGATGAACCGCACCTTCAACAACGGCATTGGCATGGTGGTGGTGGTTGATGCCGCCAACGCTGAAGCCACGGCCGCCACGCTGCGCGCTGCAGGCGAGCAGGTCTACACCATCGGCGCCATTGCGCCGCGCGGCGAAGGTGCCGCCGTGGTCGTCGGCTAA
- the hda gene encoding DnaA regulatory inactivator Hda — protein sequence MKQLALDIGLVTGPTLSSFYAGPNDAALQHLRLWAGEGSSQSTRSPVPTYLWGEAGSGKTHLLKAVCEALHEQGASVGWMDASVANPPDFDERWAAVVMDEVHLYNTAQQASAFNWFVNAINPATGGQRWVLAAGDLPPADLPLRDDLRSRMGWGHVFQLQLLDETARRAVLRQEADARGVFLGDEVMDFMLKRFSRDLGSLMQLLDQLDAFALRTQRAITIPLLKAMLESE from the coding sequence ATGAAGCAGCTGGCGCTGGATATCGGCCTGGTCACCGGGCCGACGCTGTCGAGCTTCTATGCAGGCCCCAATGATGCTGCTTTGCAACACCTGCGCCTGTGGGCGGGTGAGGGCAGCAGCCAGAGCACGCGCTCACCGGTGCCCACCTATTTGTGGGGCGAGGCGGGCAGCGGCAAAACCCATTTGCTCAAGGCCGTGTGTGAAGCCCTGCACGAGCAGGGCGCCAGCGTGGGCTGGATGGACGCCTCCGTGGCCAACCCGCCAGACTTTGACGAACGCTGGGCGGCCGTGGTGATGGACGAAGTGCATCTTTACAACACCGCACAGCAGGCCAGTGCCTTTAACTGGTTTGTGAATGCCATCAACCCGGCCACGGGCGGTCAGCGCTGGGTGCTTGCGGCTGGCGATTTACCCCCGGCCGACTTGCCGCTGCGCGACGATCTGCGCAGCCGCATGGGTTGGGGCCACGTTTTTCAGCTGCAGTTGCTCGATGAAACCGCCCGCCGCGCGGTGCTGCGCCAAGAGGCCGACGCCCGGGGCGTGTTCCTGGGCGACGAGGTCATGGACTTCATGCTCAAGCGCTTCTCTCGGGATCTGGGCAGCCTGATGCAATTGCTTGACCAGTTGGACGCCTTTGCGCTGCGCACCCAGCGCGCCATCACCATTCCGCTGCTCAAGGCCATGCTCGAATCGGAATGA
- a CDS encoding HAD family hydrolase, whose translation MQRSRLRLALFDLDHTLLPLDSDYEWGEFTIRIGWNDPVEFARRNDEFYAHYQAGTLNVHDYVRFATEAVRLRGADAAATAHQQFMREVIGPAIRPQALDLIRQHEAAGDQVVIVTATNEFVTRPIAQALGVPELLAVQLARDANGWYTGEIDGIPTMREGKVLRMEQWLAARQLTWADVDSTFYSDSMNDVPLLEKVNHPVPTNPDPRLRALAQERGWRILDLFSADASAAATGAPAAA comes from the coding sequence ATGCAAAGAAGCCGCCTTCGCTTGGCACTTTTTGACTTGGACCACACGCTGCTGCCGCTCGACTCGGACTACGAGTGGGGCGAGTTCACCATCCGCATCGGCTGGAACGACCCGGTGGAGTTTGCACGTCGCAACGATGAGTTTTACGCCCACTACCAGGCTGGAACGCTCAATGTGCACGACTACGTGCGCTTTGCCACCGAAGCCGTGCGCCTTCGGGGTGCCGATGCGGCGGCCACGGCGCACCAGCAATTCATGCGTGAGGTGATTGGCCCGGCCATTCGCCCCCAGGCGCTTGATTTGATCCGCCAGCACGAGGCCGCAGGCGACCAAGTGGTCATCGTCACGGCCACCAACGAGTTCGTGACCCGCCCCATCGCCCAGGCTCTGGGCGTGCCAGAGTTGCTGGCCGTGCAACTGGCCCGCGACGCCAACGGCTGGTACACCGGCGAAATTGACGGCATCCCGACCATGCGCGAGGGCAAGGTGCTGCGCATGGAACAATGGCTGGCTGCGCGCCAGCTCACTTGGGCCGATGTGGACAGCACCTTCTACAGCGATTCGATGAACGACGTGCCGCTGCTGGAAAAAGTCAATCACCCCGTGCCCACCAACCCCGACCCGCGCCTGCGCGCCCTGGCGCAAGAGCGCGGCTGGCGCATACTGGACCTGTTTTCGGCAGACGCATCCGCTGCCGCTACAGGCGCCCCTGCCGCTGCCTGA